One segment of Curtobacterium poinsettiae DNA contains the following:
- a CDS encoding DUF3000 domain-containing protein, translating into MSESREPDAFARLRAFVSGGSGRAETTVTEIPSPTRIAPFSIALAADVSGTAHGVESDLGTGRFIALYDPEEPEGWGGAFRVVSFAQAPLEPEIGVDEFVADVTWSWLVDALESHGATYDHASGTATKIISRGYGDLAAQGDGAQLELRASWTPRGDDLTAHVRAWQDIVAMLAGLPPASDGVTLLAPRRLAK; encoded by the coding sequence GTGTCCGAATCCCGAGAGCCCGACGCCTTCGCGCGGCTCCGCGCGTTCGTGTCCGGCGGCAGCGGCCGCGCCGAGACCACCGTCACCGAGATCCCCTCGCCGACCCGGATCGCACCGTTCTCGATCGCCCTGGCGGCGGACGTGTCCGGCACCGCGCACGGCGTCGAGTCGGACCTGGGCACCGGCCGGTTCATCGCCCTGTACGACCCGGAAGAGCCCGAGGGCTGGGGCGGCGCGTTCCGTGTCGTCTCCTTCGCGCAGGCGCCGCTCGAGCCTGAGATCGGCGTCGACGAGTTCGTCGCCGACGTCACCTGGAGCTGGCTCGTCGACGCGCTCGAGTCACACGGTGCGACGTACGACCACGCCTCGGGCACGGCCACCAAGATCATCTCGCGCGGCTACGGCGACCTCGCCGCACAGGGCGACGGCGCCCAGCTGGAACTCCGCGCGTCGTGGACACCACGCGGCGACGACCTCACCGCACACGTCCGGGCCTGGCAGGACATCGTCGCCATGCTCGCCGGTCTGCCTCCCGCATCGGACGGCGTGACCCTGCTGGCCCCGAGGAGGCTCGCCAAGTGA
- a CDS encoding DUF6188 family protein → MRNSEEAIPAVIPADTLDFIGVDFRLELRFTDGSGVQLESAFTVTDRSGGSVVVDPERKDSLLPILRLFGTELVRRSVEGDTLTLVFAEGATLVAGPDAEFESWHVSEPKGRPVRVDPPTGRTSTGTEGDRG, encoded by the coding sequence ATGAGGAATTCCGAAGAGGCGATCCCGGCGGTCATCCCTGCAGACACGCTCGACTTCATCGGCGTCGACTTCCGGCTCGAGCTGCGCTTCACCGACGGTTCCGGCGTGCAGCTCGAATCTGCGTTCACCGTCACGGACCGATCCGGGGGCAGCGTGGTCGTCGATCCGGAGCGGAAGGACTCGCTGCTCCCCATCCTGCGGCTGTTCGGCACAGAACTCGTTCGGCGATCCGTCGAGGGCGACACGCTCACGCTGGTCTTCGCTGAAGGAGCGACCCTCGTCGCTGGTCCGGACGCCGAGTTCGAGTCCTGGCACGTCTCGGAGCCGAAGGGTCGCCCGGTTCGTGTCGATCCGCCGACCGGAAGGACGAGCACAGGTACGGAAGGAGATCGAGGATGA
- a CDS encoding HRDC domain-containing protein, protein MTDPAPQDAAGPAAGSAAPAAGSAAPAAAAGPAFEASHDAVKVIDTREDYLEAVAAIAAGHGPVAVDAERASGYRYSQRAYLIQVFRRGAGAFLFDPIPIGDFSELQAAIVDEEWLFHAASQDLPCLQEVGLVPTRIFDTELGARIAGFPRVGLGAVVEQLLGITLAKAHSAADWSTRPLPQSWLIYASLDVELLPDLRDALAERLDEAGKTRIAQEEFDAVLHRAPKPARAEPWRRLSGMHALRGARALAIARSLWLARDEYARQADIAPGRTIPDAAIVAAAAAAPESRAELGALKAFTGRASRSELDRWWAAVEEGRTTEDLPRLRGAGEATLPPPRAWADRNPAADRRYKAARAAVTKRAEELDIPLENLLTPETLRLVSWAPPSPPSTELVGAALAEHDARPWQVEELASIIASAFVAAAQRPAATNDDES, encoded by the coding sequence GTGACCGACCCCGCTCCCCAGGACGCCGCCGGCCCCGCTGCCGGCTCGGCCGCTCCAGCTGCCGGCTCGGCCGCTCCGGCCGCCGCTGCCGGCCCCGCCTTCGAGGCCTCGCACGATGCCGTCAAGGTCATCGACACGCGTGAGGACTACCTCGAGGCAGTCGCCGCCATCGCCGCCGGCCACGGCCCCGTCGCAGTCGACGCCGAACGAGCCAGCGGCTACCGCTACTCGCAGCGCGCGTACCTGATCCAGGTGTTCCGCCGCGGTGCCGGTGCCTTCCTGTTCGACCCGATCCCGATCGGCGACTTCTCGGAGCTGCAGGCCGCCATCGTCGACGAGGAGTGGCTGTTCCACGCCGCCTCGCAGGACCTGCCGTGCCTGCAGGAGGTCGGCCTCGTCCCCACGCGCATCTTCGACACCGAACTCGGCGCCCGGATCGCCGGGTTCCCGCGCGTCGGCCTCGGCGCCGTCGTCGAGCAACTGCTCGGCATCACCCTGGCGAAGGCGCACTCGGCCGCCGACTGGTCGACCCGTCCCCTGCCGCAGTCGTGGCTCATCTACGCCTCGCTCGACGTCGAGCTGCTGCCCGACCTCCGCGACGCCCTTGCCGAGAGGCTCGACGAGGCCGGCAAGACCCGGATCGCCCAGGAGGAGTTCGACGCGGTCCTGCACCGCGCGCCGAAGCCCGCCCGAGCCGAGCCCTGGCGTCGACTGTCCGGCATGCACGCGCTCCGTGGGGCGCGAGCCCTGGCGATCGCCCGGTCGCTCTGGCTCGCTCGTGACGAGTACGCCCGACAGGCGGACATCGCCCCCGGGCGCACCATCCCCGACGCCGCCATCGTCGCCGCGGCGGCCGCCGCACCCGAGTCCCGCGCCGAACTCGGTGCGCTGAAGGCCTTCACGGGTCGCGCCAGCCGTTCCGAGCTCGACCGCTGGTGGGCCGCCGTCGAGGAAGGTCGCACCACCGAGGACCTCCCCCGTCTGCGCGGTGCCGGCGAGGCGACGCTGCCCCCGCCCCGCGCCTGGGCGGACCGCAACCCGGCGGCCGACCGCCGGTACAAGGCCGCACGTGCCGCGGTGACGAAGCGTGCCGAGGAGCTCGACATCCCGCTCGAGAACCTGCTCACACCGGAGACGCTCCGGCTCGTGTCGTGGGCCCCGCCGTCGCCGCCGTCGACCGAGCTGGTCGGAGCCGCCCTCGCCGAGCACGACGCCCGTCCGTGGCAGGTCGAGGAACTCGCGTCGATCATCGCGTCGGCCTTTGTCGCTGCCGCACAGCGGCCCGCAGCGACGAACGACGACGAGTCGTAG
- a CDS encoding thiolase family protein — MPKASDVVFVDGVRTPFGRAGEKGVFWKTRSDDLAVHAMRGLLDRNTFDTAAVDDVAVAATTQQGDQGLTLGRTVGMLAGLPKSVPGYAIDRMCAGAMTSVTTLAGAIAFGAADIAIAGGVEHMGRHPMGFNADPNPRFVAERMVSSDALVMGATAERLHDRFPAITKDRTDAYAVQSQQRYAAAWANGKLQPDVIPVEVNKGDGWDIVSADEPPRPGTTLEALAALKTPFRPHGRVTAGNAAGLNDGATMSLLASEDGAKQHGLSTKMRMVSFAFAGVEPEVMGVGPVPATDKALAKAGLSIDDIGLFEINEAFAVQVLAFLDNYGIAQDSPDVNAWGGAIAVGHPLASSGVRLMNQLAAQFAERPDVKYGITTMCIGLGQGGTVIWENPNHSKSAERSARKGA, encoded by the coding sequence TTGCCAAAGGCATCAGACGTCGTGTTCGTGGACGGCGTTCGCACACCGTTCGGACGAGCCGGCGAGAAGGGGGTGTTCTGGAAGACCCGGTCCGACGACCTCGCGGTGCACGCGATGCGCGGCCTGCTCGACCGGAACACCTTCGACACAGCAGCGGTGGACGACGTCGCCGTCGCGGCGACCACGCAGCAGGGTGACCAGGGGCTGACGCTCGGGCGCACGGTCGGCATGCTCGCGGGTCTGCCGAAGTCGGTGCCCGGCTACGCGATCGACCGGATGTGTGCCGGTGCCATGACGAGCGTCACGACGCTCGCCGGCGCCATCGCCTTCGGCGCCGCGGACATCGCGATCGCCGGTGGTGTCGAGCACATGGGTCGGCACCCGATGGGCTTCAACGCCGACCCGAACCCGCGTTTCGTCGCGGAGCGCATGGTCTCGAGCGACGCCCTCGTCATGGGCGCCACCGCCGAACGCCTGCACGACCGCTTCCCCGCGATCACGAAGGACCGCACGGACGCCTACGCCGTCCAGTCCCAGCAGCGCTACGCCGCCGCTTGGGCGAACGGCAAGCTGCAGCCGGACGTTATCCCGGTCGAGGTCAACAAGGGCGACGGCTGGGACATCGTTTCGGCGGACGAGCCGCCGCGTCCGGGCACCACACTGGAGGCCCTGGCCGCGTTGAAGACGCCCTTCCGGCCCCACGGACGGGTCACCGCCGGCAACGCCGCGGGCCTGAACGACGGCGCCACCATGAGTCTGCTCGCGTCCGAGGACGGTGCGAAGCAGCACGGACTGTCGACGAAGATGCGCATGGTCTCGTTCGCCTTCGCCGGCGTCGAGCCCGAGGTCATGGGCGTCGGGCCGGTCCCCGCGACCGACAAGGCCCTGGCGAAGGCCGGCCTGTCGATCGACGACATCGGCCTGTTCGAGATCAACGAGGCGTTCGCCGTCCAGGTGCTCGCGTTCCTCGACAACTACGGCATCGCCCAGGACTCCCCGGACGTGAACGCGTGGGGCGGCGCGATCGCCGTCGGCCACCCGCTCGCGTCGAGTGGTGTCCGGCTGATGAACCAGCTCGCCGCACAGTTCGCCGAGCGACCGGACGTCAAGTACGGCATCACCACGATGTGCATCGGGCTCGGCCAGGGCGGCACCGTCATCTGGGAGAACCCGAACCACAGCAAGTCGGCCGAGCGTTCGGCTCGGAAGGGGGCGTGA
- a CDS encoding DUF6188 family protein yields MSGVPRQPFALDITGDTVDFIGLESDVTIRFSNGASLRFETDFALTGSDGEHEFLDPGDKPSLLGLLALHTEVVSDGAVTGGRIAIRFASGALLEGWPNRRGPSWHYSEPGRARVDIDALPDGDVQYRHSPSSAEVRR; encoded by the coding sequence ATGAGCGGCGTTCCGCGCCAACCCTTCGCGCTGGACATCACCGGCGACACCGTCGACTTCATCGGCCTCGAATCCGACGTGACGATCCGCTTCTCGAACGGTGCGTCGCTCCGGTTCGAGACCGACTTCGCGCTGACCGGCTCTGACGGGGAGCACGAGTTCCTCGATCCCGGTGACAAACCGTCCCTGCTCGGCCTCCTCGCGCTGCACACCGAGGTCGTGTCGGACGGTGCAGTGACGGGCGGGCGGATCGCCATTCGGTTCGCCTCGGGTGCGTTGCTCGAGGGCTGGCCGAACCGCCGAGGTCCGTCCTGGCACTACAGCGAACCGGGGCGCGCACGGGTCGACATCGACGCCCTGCCCGACGGCGACGTGCAGTACCGACACAGCCCGTCGTCCGCGGAGGTCCGACGGTGA
- a CDS encoding ribonuclease E inhibitor RraB, whose translation MWPFRNRPEPVPSLPTNPVLQQIVLRGGDLSEPRDWVHFVYFPDEGTARAASDQIAAAGWNVAVKPSGAEWYVAADQQNVLVDDARLGEAVQFFASITAETPGAQWDGYEASI comes from the coding sequence ATGTGGCCGTTCCGCAACCGCCCCGAGCCGGTGCCCTCGTTGCCGACGAACCCCGTGCTGCAGCAGATCGTGCTGCGGGGCGGCGACCTGTCGGAGCCGCGTGACTGGGTGCACTTCGTGTACTTCCCGGACGAAGGCACCGCCAGGGCAGCCTCCGATCAGATCGCCGCCGCCGGGTGGAACGTCGCAGTCAAGCCGTCGGGTGCGGAGTGGTACGTCGCCGCCGATCAGCAGAACGTGCTCGTCGACGACGCCCGACTGGGTGAGGCGGTGCAGTTCTTCGCGAGCATCACCGCCGAGACGCCCGGCGCGCAGTGGGACGGCTACGAAGCGAGCATCTAG
- a CDS encoding alpha/beta fold hydrolase, with translation MSRSARPAEDVVQETARSAGFIALGAGLAAAAVGTAVIGGFVAAVARAVVTPDRKRNERVPIHAVDPVRKTVTIERTADTELQGRYSLWFGGGTGHMRVGEVLGTTETTVTRRIIAIDAGDATAARRGRWGGWFYLTPGELDVPVEDVDIPTPNGPAPAWVVRADDPAAPWAVLVHGRGVTRAETIRAVPVFRAAGYSVVLASWRNDGVAPPSVDGRYGLGSTEWEDVDSVLRWLTAQDAQSVVLMGWSMGGAVVLQTLLRSRFAGLVDGVVLESPVVDWHAVLKSQSQLLRLPRPVRKVAQRLLRTPVLHRLAGLQQPVDLRELDMVTRSAELTVPILLLHSDDDGFVPSSASHDLARARPDLVRLEVQTTARHTKLWNHDADWFDARILAWLTEVVQRRGAASAR, from the coding sequence ATGTCCCGATCCGCGCGACCCGCCGAGGACGTCGTCCAGGAGACCGCTCGATCGGCCGGGTTCATCGCACTCGGCGCCGGCCTGGCAGCTGCCGCGGTGGGGACGGCCGTCATCGGTGGCTTCGTCGCCGCCGTCGCCCGTGCCGTCGTCACCCCCGACCGCAAGCGCAACGAACGCGTCCCGATCCACGCCGTCGACCCCGTCCGGAAGACCGTCACGATCGAACGCACCGCGGACACCGAGCTGCAGGGCCGCTACTCGCTCTGGTTCGGCGGCGGCACCGGCCACATGCGCGTCGGCGAGGTGCTCGGCACGACCGAGACCACCGTCACGCGCCGCATCATCGCGATCGACGCCGGCGACGCGACGGCCGCCCGCCGCGGTCGCTGGGGCGGCTGGTTCTACCTGACGCCCGGCGAGCTCGACGTGCCCGTGGAGGACGTCGACATCCCCACCCCGAACGGTCCCGCCCCCGCCTGGGTCGTCCGCGCCGACGACCCGGCAGCGCCGTGGGCCGTCCTGGTGCACGGCCGTGGCGTCACGCGCGCCGAGACCATCCGCGCCGTCCCGGTCTTCCGCGCCGCCGGCTACTCGGTCGTCCTCGCTTCGTGGCGGAACGACGGCGTCGCCCCGCCGAGCGTCGACGGCCGCTACGGCCTCGGCAGTACCGAGTGGGAGGACGTCGACTCCGTGCTCCGCTGGCTCACCGCGCAGGACGCCCAGAGCGTCGTGCTGATGGGCTGGTCGATGGGCGGCGCCGTCGTGCTGCAGACCCTGCTCCGCTCGCGCTTCGCCGGCCTGGTCGACGGCGTCGTGCTCGAGTCACCCGTCGTCGACTGGCACGCCGTCCTGAAGTCGCAGAGCCAGCTCCTGCGCCTGCCGCGTCCGGTCCGCAAGGTCGCCCAGCGGCTGCTCCGCACCCCGGTGCTGCACCGCCTCGCCGGCCTGCAGCAGCCGGTGGACCTGCGGGAGCTCGACATGGTCACCCGGTCCGCCGAGCTGACGGTGCCGATCCTGCTGCTGCACAGCGACGACGACGGGTTCGTGCCGTCCTCCGCGTCGCACGACCTGGCCCGCGCCCGACCCGACCTGGTCCGGCTCGAGGTGCAGACCACGGCCCGACACACCAAGCTCTGGAACCACGACGCCGACTGGTTCGACGCCCGCATCCTCGCGTGGCTCACCGAGGTGGTCCAGCGGCGCGGGGCGGCCAGCGCGCGGTAG